The genomic stretch AAAAGGGGACGAGAGGACCTGCTTTCTTCCAGCAAAGCCTGTTCCAAAGGTAGCAATCAATTTCTGGAAATCCCGGAGCCCCCAGGATGTGGGGAGGGACCCCGGCTGATGGATGAGAGGAAGGTGCCCTGCACCCTGGGCTCACAGACAGGGCTGGATGGATGCACCCCAGGATGGGGCTTGCCCAAGTTCACATCCTTTTGTCACCTGGGTTCTCCCTTTCCCCAGAGGGGACAGTAAGGTCAGATGctgaaggagaaggagctgctctgctgtctcCATCCTCTCCGttcctcccagcagctcctcctgctcctggcaggctCTGCCTGGTGCCCAGGTCAGTCTGTCTTGGCACCTGTTAACCCCTCTTTGGCAACTGTggaggctcctgccctgctccttccccttccaccCAAACCACGAGCCTTGGAGCATCAGTCCTTAAATGCCCACCCcttgggagagagagagagggaggagtgGGGAGCTCTCTTAAAAGGCCAGATAGAAAAACGTAAAAAAAACTCAATAAACCaaccctccccccaaaaaagagacaaaacctaTGGCAGGATTCCAGGGCTCAAGCAGCACTGAGCACCGAGACAGCAGCAAAAAGAGCCAGCGTTGCTAGAAATGGTGATTAACTCCTTCCTCCCTCACATCTCCCCAGCCCCAAGGTCAGCACCGGGCACAGCAGTGGTTCCTTTGGGCTgagaggagccccagcaccCAGATCTGCCAGCCAGGGGGGGACGGGGTGACACGGCAGGGGCAGCTCACCATGACATAATGTCTCTGCATCTCTGTCTTCTCGCTCACCAGCTTCTCGCATTCCAGCTTCAGGCTGCAAAGGGGAGCCAAGGGCTTCCATTCACcgacctgcagctcctgccccatccccggcACCTCGGCGAGCTCAGCACATCTCCTGCCCGCCCCTGCGGGCTCCCGGGGCTGCAAGGGTGTCACACACCCTCCCTGGGGCACCCgcaccccagggctgtgctgtgcacacACCTGTAGCTCtgtctcctccctgcccctACACCGGGCTCAGCCAGAGGAAACGCGGCTGAGCTTCCCCTCTGGAACCCCGCTCAAGACCTGGAGCCCCAGCTGATGTTTCCACGCTGCCCCTCAGCCCAAAcccctctccccttcctccgCAGGCGCTCCCTTCCCCAGGCGCCTTTTctccacctcctccctccccacttTCCCCCCTGCTCGAGCGCTCCAGCCTCCCCTGTCCCATCACTCCTCTGCCCCCGGCGCTCCcgcagcccagcccggcccccggcccccATCACCCCCCGCCCCACCTGTGGTACTGCGCCTGCAGGAACTGAAATTCCTCCTTGATGCGGTCGCAGATTTCCAGCACCGAGAACTTGAAGGGCTGCCCGGGCTGCAGCGGGGGCTGCGGAGACACGGCCCGGCTGGAGGCTGCGGCTCGgccccccggcccggctcggctcggccccgccgcccccgcggcACTTACCGGGTGCCGTCCCTGCGGGAACATCCTGAGCGCCCGGgctcccggcccggctcccCCCGCTCCCGGGGCGCTGCCCCCGGCAGGGCACGGCGGTGCCTCGGCACGGCGGGGACCCGGGCTCCGGCCGAGCGGCTCCgccggggcgcgggcggcggtCCCGGGGTCTCCGGTGGcccccggcggggccggggcggggcgggggcggccccggtGCGGGGGAGCGCCCCGGCCGCCCGCGCCCGCTTAAGGAGGCGCGTTCCCGCGGGGCTCGGGACGAGGCGAGCGCCGCACCGGAGCTcccgcgccggccccgcgcccgcacGGCGGTGCCGGAGATCAAGGGGAGCCCGGGAAAGGCGGCGGCCTCGGAGCCGCCGCTCCGGTCCTGAATGGAACCCCTCGGGAGGCGCCCGCCCGCACGGCTGTTCCGGCCCGGGGCTCAGCGGGCGCGTCCCGGGCCCCGCCGGACGCGAGTTCCCCAGCGCGGTCCCACCCGCGCGTGCGGCCCGGAGCTCTCCCGGTCCCCGGGGCGGTTCGGTCCCCGGGGAGCGACGCCGAGCGCTGCCGCCGCCCCCAGCGCTGCGGGCGGACGCGGCACCGGGGGGGCAGCGCGCGGGGGCGGACATCACAAACGAGCGCAGCCGGACAgtgccggcggggccggggaccTCAGGGGCAGCGGGCCCCGGTGCACAGCCGGGCCGGGgcgccgggcgggccggggTCCCTCGGGACCAGCCCTTGGCGTGCCCGGGGCATCCCCACCGGGAGAAGCGGGGCACGGCGGAGCTTCCCCATCGCCTCCCCTCCGCCCGCTCCACCTTAACCGGCCCCACTGCCCGCAGCGGCGGCGCTCGCACCGGCCAttggctgcagctgggggagCGCCAGCCAATCGCCCTGCGCGGTTCCCACATGGGCTCGTGACGCCAGCGGGCGGAACGGCCAACGAGAAGTGATCGGGCGGTCAGAGCCCCTAGGGAGGTGCCGCGGGGCACGCTGGGAGTTGTAGTCACCCCTTGGCTACGCCCTCGCGGCGGTGGCGCCCGTGGCCCCTCCGTCCCGTCcctgccgccgccgcgggcCCGGGGAGCGGCGCGGCCCGGGTCTGCCGCGGGGCCCGGCCCAGCGCCGGCAGCCGGTGGGGCTCCCGCCGCGGGCGGCCCGGGCAGGCGGACTGCGCGGCCCACGAGGCCTTGCGGCTGCCGCCAGCTGCCACTCAAAGTAACGTGGGGCGGTGAAGCGGCGGCGGCTGAGGCGGGAGGGCCGCGGGTCTCGGTGGGGCCGCCCCGGCCCGGGAGCCCTCGGTTCTGCCGCCGAGGGAGCCGCAGGGAAACCCACCCAGGGTCCCTTCCCGGTCACCCGCGGCCCCTCCAGCGGCGGCTACTGTGAAGCCAATCGCACTCAGGGGTGATAAAAGCGAGTGAGGAGCAACCTTTAAATATTGCAGGACCCAGCTGTACCTGGGCACTGCACAGGCAGGCACAAGGTTAAATATTTAATGCCTCACATTTCAGCctaatattttattcattgCGTTATTTACGTGCTGCATGCTGGCAGCGGCCGGGGCAGGGACAAGGTGCTGGGCGCTGGAGGCTCTCCTGTTCTTGCCCCGTGCCATCACCATCCatcccctgctgtccctgcctctcctccctcaCCCGGCAGCGGCCAGGCTGGCCCCAGACCCTGCCAGTGCCAAGCAAGGAGccaacccagccccagcacttgCCCCTTTACCTTTCCCTGGCCACAGGTGTTCGCTGGGCAAATCCACTGATGCAGGCAGCGATGGACACCTGCTTCAAACCCTCCAAAACACTTCTGTGCAGGCGCATGGATTTTCTCTGTGTACATCATGTATCTGCATGTTTCAATCCAAATGTAAAGttttaaaggggttttttttccttgtgtgtgTTGCCTTATTGGgagagttgatttttttttttttaaggaaagtgTCTTTTCAAAGGCTGGAAACATTTCAGCTCGTGTTTCAAGGGAAGGATAGACCGAGGAGATGTTTTGTAGCATTTTCCAAAACTCCTTCCCGAAAGCTGCCAGTTTTCCTTCGGAGGTCTCTGCGCTCCCCTGTCTCGGGAGAGTGACACGGGCAAACCCGGAGCAGGCAGCTCCCGAGTGACGGGTGTCACACGTGTCCTGATCAGCCTCCATCAGTGATTGACACGAGCCCTGGAGCAGCGCAGCCTGTAACCCAGAGATTAATTTGTGTTTGGATGGGAGAAAACAACCGTAGTTAACCCTTGGCACGTCCAGCAGCAAGAGGAGatggtcctgctgctgccccgggCGTGGGGACCTGGTTGTCACCACTCAGCCaccccctgcagcagccacacgCTGGTGCCTGGTGGTGGCAGCGCCTGGAAGAGCCCCAAAGGGTGAGGGCGTTTGAAATCCATGCTGGGATCAAGAGGCAAATGCTCTCTGAACAGCCCTTTGTTtatcagcagcagagaaatcaaACCAAGCCAGGCTTTGGGACAAACAGGAGCTACGTTTGAAACTGGATACCAGCAAAAGaggttgctgctgctggaattaCCCCAGGGATTTTACCTTTCAGCTCCTTCCCTCAACGCCAGCCTGGGACGGGGgaacacagggcagggagggcagccccagctctgtcctgctctgtgccatGGGTCCGGGTTCCCACACGCAGCCTCCTGTGCCCAGCACATCTCCAGAGAAGATGGTCGAGGGCAGAGCCCACCACGTTTTGCAGAGACACCGAGGGTGGCTGTGGCTCACCAAACCATCCTATTTTCAGCTGCTCGTTTGCCTACTCGAACGAGGAGGCATGAACTCAGCAGAGAGTAGCTCCTGGCACCCTCAGACAATGTGAATTTCCCAGGGTAGCTGGCACAAACAGGGACCTCATCCTGGTTGGAGTCGGTCCTGGAATGAGCATGAGATGGGAAGGGGAACTGAGGGAAGGATCTGGCAGCAAACCAGCGAGATCTAAGCCAAAAGCTGTGCTGGAAATCAAGGTTCCCCAGTTCCCTGAGCTACACTTCCAGGGCCAGACTGCAGCTCCCCATCCCCGAACCCGCAGTGCTGTTGTCCACTCTCCAAAGCCACATGTCCCCAGAGCCCTTGGGGACATCCTCCAGGTGTCCCTGGTTCCAGGGACTGCAAGAGAGCACTGGGAGCCCTCGGAGCAAACCAGCAGCTGACAGACTCTGGTCTCTGCCTTCGATCCGTGTGTTGGCTCCTGTTTGCACTTACCAGCTCTGAGTGGTTTTTAATTATTGATGCCTCCTTTAGCTTTTATCTGGCGCTCGCTGCAGCCAGGAAGAGCTCGGCATTCCTGCATTAGCGGTGAGTTGGGAAGGAAGCCGTGCTCCACCGCCATCCCTGGCACGCAGGCTGTGCCATTGTttcaggctgggctgtgctgtaaAATGAGgagggtgggagcagcagggggaTGTGGCAGAGGCGACTGCGATTCCCGCAGGGAATGAGAGCCTGGGGGTTCTGTCCTACTGGATGGATCTGTTGGGGATGGACCCAAACGCTGAAAAACTGCCAGCTGCGAGCTGCATGGAGGGGGAGGAGGCTGGGGTTTGACCCTCCGGGGACAGGCAGGTGGAAGGGAGGAGGTTTGTCAGCAGAGTTTTGTCAAACCCTTGGCAGCCGTGAGCAGGAATCCATGTCAAGCCTGGGTCAGTGTGTGCTGCTCAGTGGTCAGGATGTGGGGCACTGCCAGatggggtcctgcccctgccccctgtgtccagcacagcctctgtgGGCACCAGGGcagtggctgtccctggatctcTCTCTTCCCACCCTTTATGGGTCAGGGCTCTGCTGAGTTTTCCCGAGGATCCTGAGGATCAGAGCTGGTTCTCAGACCATCAGCCTGTATCCCTGTCCCAGTCTGGCACCTCGACCTGTGGAACACGAGGAGAAAGAGCTCCTCTGCCAGGAGCCAGTCTCAAATCACCCCTGAGCAGCTTTGGGGCCCCTTGTCAGCTGTGTCCTTGCAAGTGCTGAGCTGTTCTGCAGGGCCCGAGAGGGGCTCCTGCCTTCTGAGAGGTTACAAGGCCTGTTTGGAAGGAGGGAAGCTGTTTCCTCAAGTCTGCAGCTACCGGGAGAGTCACGAGGGAGGTATTTTTAACCCTTTGCTGTTGGCGTGGGTTAGATTTGCAGATCTTGTTGTGCAGTTAAGATTTGAGCCCGAATCTGGGAAGGTGCCCTATGAAATGACTCCCTTTGGAGAGTGGCAAAGAGAGCCAGGCTCGGAAGCACGGGGAGCAACACTGCTCCTCAGGAGGATGGGATATCAGGGTGCCCCCCGACCTGCAGAGAAATGCTTTGGGAATGGAACTCCATGGGAAGCAGGGGTGGAGCACAAGGTTCAGCTCAGCATCTGCTGGAAGGTGCAGGGGATTGGGGAGCCCAGAAGTTCTCTCTTTGTACTTTAACAGAGGGTTattctcccacagggagcaagGAGATCCCCACagcccagtgcagagcagctccccagccccagcagcctcgTGGTTTGTCCAACCTCCTTGCCCACTGAACCGAGGCCGCTGATTAGCTCCAACAAGGGGGACCTCTGTTCCTGAAAGCAGCCCTGAACAATTTCTCCTAAACCCTCCTCCCTTGCATATCCATCAGGAGTAACACCCCCTTAACCCCCGGGCTGAATCCGAGCCGGTGATCTGGAGGTGAAGGCCCTGGGGAAGCTCCCCGTGGGTTccggggcactgccagggcagggatggctccAGCAATGCCCCGGGCTGGCTTTTCACATCGGGGACCTGCTGGGTGtcagcagagagcccagagcagctgcaggaccGCAGGGTGGGATGGGCAGCGTTCCAGGGGTTGGATGGGACTGCCCGGTGCTGCAGCCCCCCAAGGGCTCTGGGCTCAGCTGAGCTCTCCCCACGGGCTCTGCACTCCGGATCTGCCCCGGGGAGCAGCGTGGTTTGGGAAGGGACAGGGCAGAGacctccctgcagagcctgagCCACCAGGCAGAGTTCAGTGAGCACCAGCACAGGCGTGCCCCTGCACTGGGCACCCTGCCCCAGCCGTGCCCAGCCCGGATCAGGCAGATAACAGGAGCGTTGTCAAACTCTGGGCTGTAACCCACCAGCTCCTCCACACCTGGGTGCACCAGGACTCCCCCAGCACGGCTTCCTCCccagaggaaggaaattttCCCACTCCAACTGGCCTAAGAGATACCGAGGAGAAGATGTTATCAGGGCGGAGCAGGCTCTGAAGCCAGAGGACAGCTCTAATTATCGAGAGCCAATTCCATTACAGCAATCTCAGCCCCAGGGCAAGGCAGGCCGGATTTTCCAGAGGGGCCTGAGAGCCACTGAAGTAGCTTATCCTCTGTGCccacaggaaaaatgaaattatgcaCAGAGAGCAGACCTGTGGCAGCCCCAGGGACCTCCACATGTGTTACCaaaccagcacagagctgatAGACCTCAGGGGTGCTTCGCTCCTcgcttttcttctgcagagtCCCCGCTCCCTTTCCACCACCCACCACTTTCACCTCGAGCTCGTTCATTGTGGCTTTGCCCAGGCATCCTCCAGGCCCTGATTCCAGCAGatttcagctgtggcacagctcccacctcTGCAGGGAAGTCCCAGAGCCACAAAGGCCACAGGGACGTGGCCCCATTCCCCCAGCCCTTACAAGAGTGGGAGAGAAGCCAGAGCCAGAGGTGGGAATGTTAACCCTGCTGGTCCTGGCTCCCAGAGAAAcctccagagagggagagcagcacGTCCAACAAGAAAGGAATAGTCTGGGATATGCTACCacctgaaggaaggaaggctgcACCTCCAGACACCTCCCACAGCGCCGGTGAACCAGGAAAACTCCCTGTTCTCCCCTGATTCTCCCATCTGAaaggacaaaattattttaaagtcaccccaaaagcagcaagaaagcGGCAGCAAGTCACGGTTTTAACCAACcttcttatttctttatttgaaagGCACAGCTTGTACGTCCTTGATacagcattttcagttcctcttATTATAGGTCAAGTGATtaaacacaaaaagcaaaacaagatctttCTAAAGAACTATATACAAACACCagattattatttattattttttttttccatttttgttttttaagaagaCACGCTAGCGCACGGAGATAAGAACAGAGAAAGCTGCTGTATCCTCTACAcagggcaggggcacggggAGGGGGGATGCCGGGGAAGGCTCTCGGTCTGCCTGCCCCCTCTGCCCAACCACCTGGACCCCCGGATGCTGTGCTGAGGGGGGGGAAGGTGGCACAGGCTCCCCCTCCAGCCCAGGGTGAAGCCCCTGGCAGCCAGAGCCGGTTGAGAACAGGGACATGCAGAACAGCGAGGCGCCGGCCTGGTATTATTAGTGCAGGAGGGGCGCGGGGGACACGGGGCCGGGGCGATGCGACGAGACCAAGAGcgcctggggaagggaggagattGTTCCGGGCCGGGGATCCTAGCAGGGGGTTGTGCAGAACCGTTAGGATCGAGGGGCAATCTTTAAATACCGAGGGTGGAGCAGCAGGTGGAGGGAGAGGCCAGGTGGCACcgaggagctgggacagccaggggacaaaGCGGCCCCGGAGCGGCCCAAGCCAGGCTCGGGGAGGAAGGGACGGGGAAGGCAGGCCGGGCACAGGGAGAGCACGATTGGCCACACGGGTAAATGCTACGGCGCTTTTTGCGTCGCTGTGCGGCAGCCGGCGACGGCGCTGGGGAcagcccccaggccctgccaCCCGCGCGTGGGGACGGGCCCGGCAAGCTGCCGCCGAGCACAGGTCACCGCGGCCCTGCTGCACAGcgagcagagagagagagacagagagagagagagactgcaTTTTGCACTAACccgccccttccctcccccagaCAGCCCCCTTCCCCCGGCCCCCCGGGCGCTCTAATCCGATTTCTCCCCGTCGTCATCTTGGTGGGCATCCCCGTCGTGGCCGTTCTTGTCCTCCTTGGAGAGGTGAGCCTGCGAGCCCAGGGCCGAGAGCGACAGGAGCCCGGTGCCGGCGCTGACGGCGGGGAGCGacgggggctgcagccccacggGGAGCGGGGTCAGAGGCAGAGCGAGGGCTTGGAGCTGCGACAGCTGGTGAGCttgaagctgctgctgtaggGAACGATGGACGGACACAGAGACAGAACGGGGCTGTTGTCATTTTGAGGGCACTGGGACGCCAAACCAAGGGCCTGGAGTGGCCACAGTGTGCCGGCAGTCAGGGTTAAACCAGGGACCTCGGGGAGCTTGAGAGCATTGCAGCCTCAGGGATGGGTGGGAAAAGAGGTTCTggagccctgctgctgtgagaACCTCGAGAGAAGACTCAACAGCGTGTCCCCAGCAGGacacacagcccctgccccacaGGACATCTGGCCTCAGGCTCTGGCATGGCCCAAGGCCGCAGTTAAAGCCCTCACTCCCAACTCTGACCAAGAGCAGATGGTGTTTTCATGCCGAGCGCCTACTGTGGTTCCTGCTCAAAaccacagctcctctccttGCACCCTGCTGAGACAGAGCAGGGATCCCTGCAAACATCACAGCGAGCCTGGGTGGGACAGGtacacagccctgtgccagcacagccttgcagcctcatcctgctgcagcctcagcaccaGTGCAGGGGtcccctgatgtccccaggtgacaaccccccagcccagctctgcggATTCCCAGCCCTCCCAACCCACGCTAAACCTGCATCACGTACACGGATGATGGAGTTCAGTTCTGGCGCCGTGACCTGCTTAGCTCGCTCAATGGCTCCCAAGACTTGCTGCTGATGCTGGCgtggagaaaacagaggaaTCTGGGGTCACTTCTAGCGCCACAGGGAAGCAGAACAGGGACCCAGTCCACACAATCAGGCTGGATACCCCACAGCTGGAGACACCTGCACACCATTCACCCGAGACAAGGGCCTCACACCAGGCCTAGGGCAGCAAGGAGCACGGAAGGAAGGATGTTTGTCTCATCCTCATCTCCTCACCAGAGGGTTCAGCAGGTCTCCTCTTACTCCCACCCTCATCCTGTTCTCCACACACCCAGAGATCCTTGGCCAGAAGGCTCCAAAGTGAGCAGTGTCTCTGATCCTGCCACCCTTCACCTACACAGACCctccaacaaacaaaacaaaccctaaaagcAGAAGCTCTTGGGAAACTCCTTGGGACACATCCTGGATAccaactgcagcagcaggtgggtgttccaaacacaggcagaaaaaatgGATGTATCACAtacttaaacaaaaataaaggagaattGTACTTGCTCCTCGCAGAGCACAGCGTCTCTGAAACACCAGGCCTGTCCGCTGCACTTCAGCAAggggatttttctttccatgctggcagcaggacagggttAAGGATTGCATTTAAGATGCAAAAGATTTAGCTGGGGCTTAGTTATTAGGCAGCTCTGATCTGATCAGCAAGCGACTTTGTCCATCCTAAGAACAGGTGGGTGGGAAAAACAGAACCTGTGCCCCAAGCCCAGCACTGACCCCAAGCAAGAAACCCCCAAGGGGCCAGGAGAACTGCTCAGAGCTCAGCCTCCACGGGGAGACAGAAAATACGGCTCTAGAAGCGCTTAATCTTCCCCTTGCCTCAGACAGCAACTCCCGAGCACCCCCTCCTCCAATTAATTTCTCAGGGGAGTGGGAGGAGTCCATCAGCTGCATTAATTAATGAGGCAGAGGAACCAGATCTCCAAGAGGAGCCATATGgaggtatttttttaagtgtccTTCTCCCTCGATTAGCACCCAAAGCTCTCAGTGCAGACGTGGCTGGGGGCTCAGGAGCCACgggcagcagagagcaggaccAGCTttgtccccagctgccacaaaagggatggagggacaccTTACCCACCACACAGTGCTCCGGGAGCCAACAGTGCCCTGAAGGGCTGAGAGCAAGCAAGGGtttcccagcccagggtgggcagctgcctgtgctggagggCTGTGACACCTCGctggctgcagagggacagcGGCCTCCACGCCCCAAGCTGGGGGACTCACCTCTTGTGAAAGGTAGGGCAGAACCTGTGCACAAATCCCATTTAGCCTCTTGACAATTTCAGCCTGAAAGGTGGGAGAAACAGAGAGGAGAAGTCAGGCAGCTCGGGACTGAGCACCCACAGCATCAGCTGCCCcaccttccccctcccctggcCAGGCCTGAGTCCCCAAATGGCTCTGAGAAAATCCATTCTCCTGGCAGCCCCCTGCTGCCATGGGGATCACCTCACCCCCCGaggctcctccctgcagggttAAATCAAAGTTTCTGCTGACTACAAGAGCAAcgtttcatttttcctcttcctctccaggtCCCCGACATTCATTTAACAAACTGGGAGCAACCAGAGAGCAAAGTTACTGCTGTGGGGATGTGCTCAATTTCATTTGCCGTGTGGACACAGACATACACacggctgctctgctcccctcaggctccccct from Hirundo rustica isolate bHirRus1 chromosome 26, bHirRus1.pri.v3, whole genome shotgun sequence encodes the following:
- the TLE5 gene encoding TLE family member 5 isoform X2, coding for MMFPQSRHSGSSHLPQQLKFTTSDSCDRIKDEFQLLQAQYHSLKLECDKLASEKSEMQRHYVMYYEMSYGLNIEMHKQAEIVKRLNGICAQVLPYLSQEHQQQVLGAIERAKQVTAPELNSIIRQLQAHQLSQLQALALPLTPLPVGLQPPSLPAVSAGTGLLSLSALGSQAHLSKEDKNGHDGDAHQDDDGEKSD
- the TLE5 gene encoding TLE family member 5 isoform X1, yielding MMFPQSRHSGSSHLPQQLKFTTSDSCDRIKDEFQLLQAQYHSLKLECDKLASEKSEMQRHYVMYYEMSYGLNIEMHKQAEIVKRLNGICAQVLPYLSQEHQQQVLGAIERAKQVTAPELNSIIRQQLQAHQLSQLQALALPLTPLPVGLQPPSLPAVSAGTGLLSLSALGSQAHLSKEDKNGHDGDAHQDDDGEKSD